Part of the Rhodobacteraceae bacterium M385 genome is shown below.
GGCAAGCGTCATGCGGCCCAAGCCCGCGGCACGGCGAATGACCGGCTCGTACAGACGTTCCCAGAAAGCACGGGGCCACATGAAGGTCTTGTAGTAAAAGCCCGCGGTCAGGAAGTTGGGCAGCAGATCATTGACGCTGAGGGCATCAAACCCAAGCGGGCCCATGTGGTTCTGGCTGGTCGTCTCCAGCCCTGCGTAGATCTCTTGCACGGTCGCGCGGACGTTGGGCAGCATGGCGTCGCCCGCACCCACTTGGATCAGGGCATTGGGTTCCTCGGACCCGGCGGTGAGCACGCCACGGGGGCGGTGATACTTGAATGAGCGCCCCATCAGCTTCACGCCATTAGCCATGAGCGCAGAGGCGACGGTGTCGCCCTTGAACCCCGAATAGGGCGTACCGTTGAAATGAAACCGAACCGGGGCAGAGCGGTCTACCAAGCCCTTGTTATCAAGCCTCATGTTTTGGACTCCGATGCCAGCCGTGCGCCGAAAATCTCGTGGGTGGTATTGTCGCGGTCCACGATCAACCAGGAACTACAGCCGCCATGGTGATACCACAGCTCTTGGGTGCGCCCGGCGGGGTTTTCGCGGTTGTGGATGAAGTCATCCCACGCGTCGGACCAGACCTCGCCTTCCGGGCGGGCGGCGCCCAGTGAATGGCCACGGACAGTGAATTCCCGCAGGTCGCGGTCGCCGCAAAGGGGGCAGGGGATATGCATATCTAGCGCCTCCTTAATGTAGGTTATGTTGGCTGCCGGTCGCTTCTTCATCCAACAGGCCACGGCCCGTGTTGAAGCGATCCAGACGGTGCTTGGCGGCGGCGGGGTGGGGCTGGCCTGTGGCCATCAGATGGGCAAAGCAATTGCCCGAGGCAGGCACGGCCTTGAACCCGCCATAGCACCAGCCGCCGTTGAAATAGAGCCCGTCGATATGAGTTTTATCGAGTATAGGAGAGCCATCGGCGCTCATGTCCATGATCCCGCCCCAAGAGCGCAACATTTTGGCTTTGCCGATCATCGGCATCAGGGTCATTCCGGCCTCGACCACATGTTCAGCCATAGGCAGGTTGCCGCGCGCGGCGTAGCTGGAATAGAAATCCAGATCGCCGCCAAAGACCAGGCCGCCTTTGTCGGATTGGCTGATGTAGAAGTGGCCCATGCCATAGGTGATGACGTTGTCGATGGTGGGCTTGAGTCCCTCGGTCACGAAGGCCTGTAGGACGTGGCTTTCAATCGGCAGACGCATCCCGGCCATGGCCGCTACTTGGGAAGATCGCCCGGCCACCACCATGCCGACCTTCTTGGCGCGGATCGCTCCGCGGGTTGTTTGCACGCCACGCACGGCACCATTTTCGATATCAATCCCGGTGACTTCGCAATTTTGTATAAGATCAACGCCCCGCTGATCCGCGCCGCGGGCAAAACCCCAAGCCACTGCGTCGTGACGCGCGGTGCCGCCGCGCGGGTGATACAGTCCGCCGAAAATCGGGAAACGGGTCTGTTCAAAATCGAGAAACGGCGCGTGTTTCCGCACGCCCTCGCGGTCCAGAAGGATCGCATCGTCGCCTTGGTTCGCCATCGCATTGCCGCGCCGCGCATAGGCGTCGCGTTGGCCATCGGAATGGAACAGATTGATGATCCCGCGCTGCGAATGCATCACGTTGTAGTTGAGGTCTTCTTCCAACCCCTCCCACAGTTTTAAGGAATGGCTGTAGAACTCGGAATTGCCGGGTAGCATATAGTTGGCGCGCACGATGGTGGTGTTGCGGCCCACGTTGCCGCCGCCCAGATAGCCCTTCTCCAACACCGCGATGTTGGTCAAGCCGTGCTCTTTCGCTAGATAATAGGCGGTCGCCAGACCATGGCCGCCGCCCCCGATGATGATGATATCGTATTCGGGCTTCGGATCAGGATCGCGCCAGGCTGGCGTCCAGCCCTTGTTTCCCGTCAGGCCTTGCCAAAGCACCTGAAGCCCAGAATATCGCATCCGTCACCTACCTTTGAAAACGGCCAAGGAGCGGGCCGGTTGGGCTAAACTAACGGTAGAAAGTAGGGAAGGAAAAGGCCCACGGGCGACACGGGTATGTATTCCCGCGACGCCCGCTTAAAAATTAGCTCGACGGCGGTGTCATGTCGTCGTCGTAGGGCACCTGACCGGCATAGCGGGGGCGGGTCAGGGTGAAGTTGTCGAATGTCAGGTCGTTGATGGCGATGTTGAAGGCGGGATCATAATCCACGAAGCTTTCAACCAAAACGACGCGCTCTCCGTTGGCCATATCGGGGAGGCGATCTTCGATCGCGGCGAGGTTGGCCGTAAATAGCTGCGCCTGCGTGCCGGTGCCATGGCTCCAGTCTACGCGGTAGTCTCCATCGGTATCCCGCAAGATTTGCGTCACACGCATTTCGACGCCATCGGTGTCGCGGATCATCGACTCGAGCATGCCGGCCATGCCCTCAATGTCATAGCCGTAAACCGTAGAGGTTTGACGAGAGATCAGGTCCGCAATCGTGAAGGTCGCTTTGATCGACGTATTGTAGACGCGGTAGGCGTCGAAAAAGGCGAATGTGCCGACCCATGCCCATGTCAGCATTGGGAACACGATCACGGTTTCCAGTGAAACGGCGGCGGTGGTGTCTTTGAGGTAGTTTATAATAAGGCGTTTCATCGCTCTTGCCCCTCAATTCGGTTCGTTCACGAAGATGGTTGACGCCATCATATGGATACCGCCGGAATCGTCCCGCGTCAGGTTCAGGCCAAAGCCCGAGAAGGGCAGAATGCGGTCAACGATCAAGCAGGTGCGGATCAGTAGGAAATCGTTGTCGGCCCCAACTTGGAATTCGTTGTCAGGGGCAATGACGATATCATTGCCACGGTTCGCGCAGACCTCGTCATTGGAGGGCATGTCGTAGGACGTGCGGTCAATCAATTGCAGGTCGATGGTCAGCAGCGTTTCGCAGTTCGGCAACAGGTTGGTATTGGCGCACATGGTATCGCGCACCGTATCGGCGTCGGTGATGACGCCTTGGGCCAAGCGCAGCACCCGAACGGACATGTCCAGAGTGCGTTCCAACATGATCTGTCGGGTCAGGATCATCGCCGTTTCGAAGGCGGCAATGAACACAATCATCAGAAGCGGGAAGACGATGACCAATTCCAGCGTCGCTGTGGCCGTCTCGTCCTTCCAGAATTCGCGGATCTGGTATCGCAGGGGCAAAATCATTGGATCAACCGCAGCTGGTTAATGGTCCGCGCGATCGAGGCAAAGGCCTGCGAAATCTCGATCCCTTCCACGTCGTAGTAATGGGCGTCGGACGAGGCACAGTAGCGCATCACTTCCTGGCCGCCCGATGGGGCCTCGAACCCGATGGAGAAGACAACGATACCGGCGTTATTGGCCGCGTCACAGATGGCACGCAGGTT
Proteins encoded:
- a CDS encoding sarcosine oxidase subunit beta family protein, with the translated sequence MRYSGLQVLWQGLTGNKGWTPAWRDPDPKPEYDIIIIGGGGHGLATAYYLAKEHGLTNIAVLEKGYLGGGNVGRNTTIVRANYMLPGNSEFYSHSLKLWEGLEEDLNYNVMHSQRGIINLFHSDGQRDAYARRGNAMANQGDDAILLDREGVRKHAPFLDFEQTRFPIFGGLYHPRGGTARHDAVAWGFARGADQRGVDLIQNCEVTGIDIENGAVRGVQTTRGAIRAKKVGMVVAGRSSQVAAMAGMRLPIESHVLQAFVTEGLKPTIDNVITYGMGHFYISQSDKGGLVFGGDLDFYSSYAARGNLPMAEHVVEAGMTLMPMIGKAKMLRSWGGIMDMSADGSPILDKTHIDGLYFNGGWCYGGFKAVPASGNCFAHLMATGQPHPAAAKHRLDRFNTGRGLLDEEATGSQHNLH
- a CDS encoding sarcosine oxidase subunit delta, with the protein product MHIPCPLCGDRDLREFTVRGHSLGAARPEGEVWSDAWDDFIHNRENPAGRTQELWYHHGGCSSWLIVDRDNTTHEIFGARLASESKT
- a CDS encoding pilus assembly protein, translating into MKRLIINYLKDTTAAVSLETVIVFPMLTWAWVGTFAFFDAYRVYNTSIKATFTIADLISRQTSTVYGYDIEGMAGMLESMIRDTDGVEMRVTQILRDTDGDYRVDWSHGTGTQAQLFTANLAAIEDRLPDMANGERVVLVESFVDYDPAFNIAINDLTFDNFTLTRPRYAGQVPYDDDMTPPSS